The following coding sequences are from one Cygnus olor isolate bCygOlo1 chromosome 2, bCygOlo1.pri.v2, whole genome shotgun sequence window:
- the LOC121065891 gene encoding uncharacterized protein LOC121065891 isoform X1: MAITAACLCHSSHHHRAFPSGAYKYRSLAAGPPLARLRGFQAQRMLGSKRSQSRKTGGCPSLSAAMRRLVLFSGPRRRLRRKKKKRNRRRKISLLTKAMASVHVTSGTQSAAVKPSGSSARPQHQPKQTGTTNGYSGKTAMARVHVTSGTQSAALKPAATNARPQHVVWTKNGVGPQPASRPANNQGHRHVHLPATREEPMEVDPPRDEQEPMEVDPPRDVEEPMEVGPPLRE; encoded by the exons ATGGCCATCACAGCGGCCTGCTTATGTCacagcagccaccaccaccGCGCCTTTCCTTCTGGGGCCTATAAATACAGGAGCCTCGCAGCCGGCCCACCACTTGCGAGGCTTCGAGGCTTTCAAGCGCAAAGGATGCTCGGAAGCAAGAGGAGCCAGAGCAGGAAGACGGGTGGCTGCCCATCACTGAGTGCGGCAATGAGGAGACTGGTGTTGTTCTCAGGCCCAAGGAGGAGGCTGCGTCGTAAGAAGAAGAAACGGAATAGGAGGAGGAAGATCAGCTTACTCACAAAAGCGATGGCCAGCGTTCAT GTGACCAGCGGAACGCAGAGCGCGGCTGTGAAGCCATCAGGGAGCAGTGCGAGGCCCCAGCATCAACCAAAGCAGACCGGGACGACGAATGGCTATTCTGGCAAGACGGCGATGGCCAGAGTCCATGTGACCAGCGGAACGCAGAGCGCGGCTCTGAAGCCAGCAGCGACCAACGCGAGGCCCCAGCATGTCGTTTGGACAAAGAATGGTGTGGGACCACAGCCCGCCAGTCGTCCTGCCAACAACCAGGGACACAGGCATGTCCATCTGCCAGCCACCAGGGAGGAGCccatggaggtggatccaccaCGAGATGAGCAAGAACccatggaggtggatccaccaCGAGATGTGGAAGAACCCATGGAAGTGGGTCCACCGCTGAGAGAATAA
- the LOC121065891 gene encoding uncharacterized protein LOC121065891 isoform X2, which yields MAITAACLCHSSHHHRAFPSGAYKYRSLAAGPPLARLRGFQAQRMLGSKRSQSRKTGGCPSLSAAMRRLVLFSGPRRRLRRKKKKRNRRRKISLLTKAMASVHVTSGTQSAALKPAATNARPQHVVWTKNGVGPQPASRPANNQGHRHVHLPATREEPMEVDPPRDEQEPMEVDPPRDVEEPMEVGPPLRE from the exons ATGGCCATCACAGCGGCCTGCTTATGTCacagcagccaccaccaccGCGCCTTTCCTTCTGGGGCCTATAAATACAGGAGCCTCGCAGCCGGCCCACCACTTGCGAGGCTTCGAGGCTTTCAAGCGCAAAGGATGCTCGGAAGCAAGAGGAGCCAGAGCAGGAAGACGGGTGGCTGCCCATCACTGAGTGCGGCAATGAGGAGACTGGTGTTGTTCTCAGGCCCAAGGAGGAGGCTGCGTCGTAAGAAGAAGAAACGGAATAGGAGGAGGAAGATCAGCTTACTCACAAAAGCGATGGCCAGCGTTCAT GTGACCAGCGGAACGCAGAGCGCGGCTCTGAAGCCAGCAGCGACCAACGCGAGGCCCCAGCATGTCGTTTGGACAAAGAATGGTGTGGGACCACAGCCCGCCAGTCGTCCTGCCAACAACCAGGGACACAGGCATGTCCATCTGCCAGCCACCAGGGAGGAGCccatggaggtggatccaccaCGAGATGAGCAAGAACccatggaggtggatccaccaCGAGATGTGGAAGAACCCATGGAAGTGGGTCCACCGCTGAGAGAATAA